Genomic DNA from Candidatus Nitronereus thalassa:
GTTGAAACAACCAGCCTGATTGCCATTTTTGGCGCGGCAGGCTTGGCCATAGGCTTAGCCCTCCAGGGCACTTTAAGCAATGTGGCGGCGGGAGTCATGCTGTTGATTTTTCGTCCTTTCAAAGTTGGGGACTATGTCGAAGCGGCGGGAGTAGCCGGAACCGTGAAATCCATTACGCTCTTTGTCACGGAACTTGCCACGCCTGATAATGTTCAGATTTTATCGCCCAATGCCTCCGTCTGGGGAGCCACCGTTAAAAATTATAGCCATCATTCCACGCGCCGGGTAGACTTTGTGGTGGGTATCGACTACAGCGACAACATTGATAAGGCCATGGAAACGCTTCATGCCGCCATCAATGCCGATGCTCGCGTATTGAAAGACCCGGCCCCAATGGTAGTTGTGGGTAACCTTGGAGACAATTCTGTAGATCTTACTGTCCGAGTGTGGTGCAACGCCGGAGATTATTGGGGATTAAAATTTGATCTCACTAAAGCCTTTAAGGAAAAACTCGATGCGGCAGGCATTTCGATTCCGTTTCCGCAACGAACGGTGCA
This window encodes:
- a CDS encoding mechanosensitive ion channel family protein → MDSSLEQITEQGVGLLIYYGMSLLGAIVIFILGRMLAGWAQNTTKKFLERTGKIDQTICDFLSNCARYVILIFTFIMVLSQFGVETTSLIAIFGAAGLAIGLALQGTLSNVAAGVMLLIFRPFKVGDYVEAAGVAGTVKSITLFVTELATPDNVQILSPNASVWGATVKNYSHHSTRRVDFVVGIDYSDNIDKAMETLHAAINADARVLKDPAPMVVVGNLGDNSVDLTVRVWCNAGDYWGLKFDLTKAFKEKLDAAGISIPFPQRTVHLVKAEG